One Lachancea thermotolerans CBS 6340 chromosome F complete sequence DNA window includes the following coding sequences:
- a CDS encoding KLTH0F19954p (conserved hypothetical protein) translates to MMSDAWGLQAKEYAEKLQKGPPKASVDAILQAVDSLLPFEKAKSILDNGCGTGLGTQTLIDKYGHRLPDLIHLVAADLSPGMIESVRMTKAAHKGNRFWDRLELQVCSVDNMSKTQNSCFSHIIASLVFFFAKPEATFSEAYRILQPGGVIGFTSFRENQWMDLRNVVKEINPGLEPAPLPAEWASEEWIRGQLEKANFIDIKIEPMEVYVELDDSLPLATLLVHSGIPEMSAVFQSLTDEEKDRAVQLIVEELAERYPKRPAKIPGILLVSSARKQL, encoded by the coding sequence ATGATGTCTGATGCATGGGGGCTACAGGCAAAAGAGTATGCagaaaaactacaaaaGGGACCTCCTAAAGCATCTGTGGACGCAATTCTCCAAGCCGTAGACAGTTTATTACCGTTTGAAAAGGCTAAAAGCATCTTGGACAATGGGTGCGGCACAGGATTAGGAACACAGACTCTCATAGACAAGTATGGGCATCGACTGCCTGATTTGATACATTTAGTGGCCGCCGATCTCAGTCCTGGGATGATAGAGTCCGTTCGAATGACAAAAGCTGCCCATAAAGGAAATAGGTTCTGGGACCGGCTAGAACTCCAAGTTTGCAGCGTGGACAACATGAGCAAAACACAGAACTCTTGTTTCAGTCATATCATAGCTTCGCTtgtgttcttctttgccaAGCCGGAGGCTACATTCAGCGAAGCTTATCGCATCCTGCAGCCAGGAGGTGTGATTGGGTTTACATCTTTTCGCGAGAACCAATGGATGGATTTGCGCAACGTCGTTAAGGAAATCAATCCAGGATTGGAGCCAGCACCCTTACCTGCTGAATGGGCGTCTGAAGAATGGATCAGGGGACAACTTGAGAAAGCAAATTTTATTGATATAAAGATCGAGCCTATGGAAGTTTACGTCGAGCTAGATGATTCTCTTCCACTCGCAACTCTTTTGGTCCATTCTGGGATACCTGAAATGTCTGCCGTCTTCCAATCGCTTACAGATGAGGAAAAAGACCGAGCAGTTCAATTAATCGTCGAAGAACTAGCTGAAAGATATCCAAAAAGGCCTGCCAAGATACCAGGTATCCTTCTTGTGTCTAGTGCTAGGAAACAGCTTTAG